The following proteins are encoded in a genomic region of Candidatus Binataceae bacterium:
- the ispG gene encoding (E)-4-hydroxy-3-methylbut-2-enyl-diphosphate synthase, with protein MARKTRQVDIGGTMVGGGAPVVVQSMCATRTIDIDQTVAQAHQLARAGAGIVRIAVDSEKEIPALAEIRKQTKGVVLSVDLQENYKIADRVAPHVDKIRYNPGHLHHIEKAKTIEQKVKWLAGVARDNNLAIRIGVNCGSVAPAFLDKYPGDQLSAIVESAAYHCDLMDEYGFTRFVVSLKDSDPNKVIEANRRFAERRPDVPIHLGVTEAGLPPDGITKTRVAFEKLLAQSIGETIRVSLTLPNERKHEEVIVGHKIIEDVKQGRFISVPDLPGLNIISCPSCSRVENEKFVELAQQVKELTEYARRYKITIAVMGCRVNGPGETDDADLGLWCGPTTVNLKKKDRKIGFFGYDEVLPKLRTELDKLIAQRQADSAAAN; from the coding sequence GTGGCTCGTAAGACCCGGCAGGTCGATATCGGCGGAACCATGGTCGGCGGCGGCGCACCCGTCGTTGTGCAGTCGATGTGCGCGACGCGCACTATCGATATCGATCAGACGGTAGCGCAGGCGCATCAGCTCGCCCGCGCCGGCGCGGGGATCGTTCGAATCGCGGTCGACAGCGAAAAAGAGATTCCGGCGTTGGCCGAGATCCGCAAACAGACCAAGGGCGTCGTGCTCTCGGTCGATTTGCAGGAGAACTACAAGATCGCCGACCGCGTCGCGCCGCACGTCGACAAGATCCGCTACAACCCGGGCCATCTGCATCATATCGAGAAGGCCAAGACCATCGAGCAGAAGGTGAAGTGGCTCGCCGGCGTGGCGCGCGACAACAACCTCGCGATCCGCATCGGTGTCAATTGCGGCTCGGTCGCGCCCGCTTTTCTCGACAAGTATCCCGGCGACCAGTTGAGCGCGATCGTCGAGTCCGCCGCGTATCACTGCGACTTGATGGACGAGTACGGCTTCACGCGCTTCGTCGTGTCGCTCAAGGATTCCGATCCCAACAAGGTTATTGAGGCCAACCGCCGTTTCGCCGAGCGCCGTCCCGACGTGCCGATTCATCTCGGAGTTACCGAGGCGGGACTCCCGCCCGACGGTATCACCAAGACCCGCGTCGCGTTCGAGAAGCTGCTTGCGCAGAGTATCGGCGAGACGATCCGCGTCTCGCTGACGCTGCCCAACGAGCGCAAGCACGAGGAAGTAATCGTCGGCCACAAGATCATCGAAGATGTGAAGCAGGGCCGCTTCATCTCGGTGCCGGATCTCCCGGGCCTCAACATCATTTCGTGCCCGTCGTGCTCGCGCGTCGAGAACGAGAAGTTCGTCGAGCTCGCGCAGCAGGTGAAGGAACTCACCGAGTACGCGCGCCGCTACAAGATTACGATCGCGGTCATGGGCTGCCGCGTGAACGGCCCGGGCGAGACCGACGACGCCGACCTCGGCCTATGGTGCGGGCCGACGACGGTGAACCTCAAAAAGAAGGATCGCAAGATCGGATTCTTCGGCTACGATGAGGTTCTGCCCAAGCTCCGCACCGAACTTGACAAACTGATAGCGCAACGCCAGGCCGATAGCGC
- a CDS encoding carboxymuconolactone decarboxylase family protein, whose protein sequence is MADFYGKDTSKHLRELRQNAPDAFKGFLEFDQQVFKDGAIPSKTKELMAITAAHVTQCPWCIEAHVSRAKEKGCTDQEIAEAVWVAAAMRAGAAFSHGAIAMAVAAEHKH, encoded by the coding sequence ATGGCAGATTTCTACGGCAAAGATACCTCTAAGCACCTGCGCGAACTGCGCCAGAACGCGCCCGACGCCTTCAAGGGCTTTCTCGAATTCGATCAGCAGGTTTTCAAGGACGGCGCGATCCCGAGCAAGACCAAGGAGCTGATGGCGATCACGGCCGCACACGTCACGCAGTGCCCGTGGTGTATCGAGGCTCACGTCTCGCGCGCCAAGGAAAAAGGATGCACCGACCAGGAGATCGCTGAGGCGGTATGGGTTGCCGCTGCGATGCGCGCGGGCGCGGCCTTCAGCCACGGCGCGATCGCGATGGCGGTGGCGGCAGAACATAAGCACTAG